TCGCGTTTCGCAGCTGCTGGAGGGTCTTGTCGTCGCCGATCTGCTCGAGGAGCATCTCGCTGGCGAAGACACGCGCTGGGACGCGCATCTCGCCCGTTTTCGGGAGTTCCCAGACGTAGTCGGAGAGCTGTTCGAGCGTGACGTCGCCGAACTCGCGCGTGGTCATAACTAGGCAGTCGACGCGTTCGGTGGAAAGGGTTCCGTCCTTCGGCTTCGGGGACTGTCTCGGTCAGTCCGCCGCCCCCGCCGACTCCTCCAGCGGGTCCGGGACCGCGTCGGGGACCTCGCGGGCGACCCAGGCGTCGAACGAGACCGGGCCAGCGCCGGTGACGAGCAGCGCGCTCACGAGCCCGAACATGGAGATGTGAGCGACCACCGGGTCGTCCGGGAGGCCGAACAGCGTCGTCGTCAGAAGCAGGAAGGCGACGCCGGAGAACAGACGGACGAAGAGGCCCGCGAGGAGCGCCACGCCGACGGCGGCCTCGACGACGCCCGCGCCGACGACCCAGAGGGCGGGGTCGACCGGCACGACCGCGGTGAGGTCGTACTTCGCGACGACGGCGAGCGAGTCGCCGGGGTTCACGAGCTTCTGGACGATCCCGAGGTAGACGAACGCCAGCCCCATCCCCGCGCGGAGGACGAGCGGGACGTACTCTCTGTACGAATCGACCCGCTCGACGAACGGCACCGCCACGCGCCGGTAGAACGGATCGATACGGGAGTAGAGGGTCCGCTCGTCGGCAGCCATGCGCGCGATCACTTGGTCGGCGCTCGGCCGCCCGCCGCCGACGAGCGCGATGGCGAGGAAGCCGGGGACGTACTCGAACGCAAGGAGGAGGTCGGGCGACTGCGTGAGCGCCCAGCCGTAGACGACGAGACCGGTTGCGGCCACGAGCCGGGTCCCGAAGCCGAACAGCAGGAGGAAGCCGATCG
This Salinigranum marinum DNA region includes the following protein-coding sequences:
- a CDS encoding DoxX family protein is translated as MSPSRLRRTVPSIAVVSLTLAAALTAPVRAHVQYVTPGGDAVDAIGFLLATLAEPLNAALLGGGVAAGTVGLLAYLRIRPARHDVLRLRELLAGYRDLLPWLLRLSVGLPLVGAGFAGYLFTPLFTPSPATFVRLVGITIGFLLLFGFGTRLVAATGLVVYGWALTQSPDLLLAFEYVPGFLAIALVGGGRPSADQVIARMAADERTLYSRIDPFYRRVAVPFVERVDSYREYVPLVLRAGMGLAFVYLGIVQKLVNPGDSLAVVAKYDLTAVVPVDPALWVVGAGVVEAAVGVALLAGLFVRLFSGVAFLLLTTTLFGLPDDPVVAHISMFGLVSALLVTGAGPVSFDAWVAREVPDAVPDPLEESAGAAD